One Glycine soja cultivar W05 chromosome 2, ASM419377v2, whole genome shotgun sequence genomic region harbors:
- the LOC114374831 gene encoding uncharacterized protein LOC114374831, translating into MARIPDKIKGINGSKETLKLAVRITDLWFVGTPDKSEQAEMIIVDSDGDQIHVVCKRDQLKSWKLDLKENCTYVMHNFKVIKNDGQYRVCDHPYKLVFTGVTVVRQTDLDNVPFKKYNFTQFANIIAGHFQPGLLVGLYPPSVSNSLKASKLLINQPVAEIQEFKHRYRLEVMVSHKEESTKFLLWDRECTDLIGQSADEVNRFNQSSGMIRDLSLINIIMELLPDAEASSRIHIALPDSSDPPHHESQSLSRTADHDPLLRLPLTPTKRQISQECDDEARSSQISPAQLSSNKLGKHVKIE; encoded by the exons ATGGCTCGGATTCCTGACAAGATAAAGGGCATcaatggatcaaaagaaacccTTAAACTTGCTGTGAGGATAACTGATCTTTGGTTTGTCGGAACACCTGACAAGTCTGAACAAGCTGAGATGATTATAGTGGACTCTGAT GGTGATCAAATTCATGTGGTTTGTAAGCGAGACCAACTGAAGTCTTGGAAGTTGGATTTGAAAGAGAATTGTACTTATGTGATGCACAATTTTAAAGTCATCAAGAATGATGGTCAATACAGAGTTTGTGACCACCCATATAAATTGGTATTCACTGGTGTTACTGTTGTTAGACAAACTGATTTGGACAAtgttccttttaaaaaatacaatttcacTCAATTTGCCAATATCATTGCTGGCCACTTTCAACCTGGCCTGTTGGTTG GATTGTACCCACCGTCAGTAAGTAATTCTTTGAAGGCTTCAAAGTTACTTATTAATCAACCGGTGGCTGAAATTCAAGAATTCAAACACAG GTATAGACTTGAGGTAATGGTCAGTCACAAGGAGGAAAGCACCAAATTTCTTCTCTGGGACCGTGAATGCACTGACTTAATTGGGCAATCAGCTGATGAAGTGAATAG ATTCAACCAAAGTTCAGGAATGATACGTGACTTAAGTTTGATTAACATTATAATGGAGTTACTACCTGATGCTGAG GCATCTTCTAGGATCCATATTGCACTCCCTGATTCTAGTGATCCTCCTCACCATGAATCT CAATCCCTGTCTAGAACAGCAGATCATGATCCACTTCTTCGACTCCCCTTAACACCAACAAAGCGACAGATATCCCAAGAATGTGATGATGAAGCAAGAAGCTCTCAGATTTCACCTGCACAACTTTCATCTAACAAATTAGGGAAACATGTTAAAATTGAATGA